Proteins encoded by one window of Thermoplasmatales archaeon:
- a CDS encoding tyrosine--tRNA ligase yields MIENIKRNLKEIVTVEELEKILKKEYKKAYIGFEPSGLVHLGWLMCGDKIKDLVDAGFDFYILLADWHAWINDKLNGDLEAIRICGEYIKDAFSAMGLRNVKYVYASDMVKDSEYWKMALKIAKETTLARARRAMDIMGRKEEEAEKDISKFFYPLMQVADIFYLDVDVALGGMDQRHAHMLARDVSDKLGKKKVVALHTPLISSLQAKERMDAKMSKSKPDSAIFIHDDFETIKRKINKAYCPLQSENNPVMEIAKHIIFQHFNEIEVSERNFLSYEELENSFLKGEIHFVELKSSVAEYLEKIISPIRSYFSRNPKNLEALMNYIKK; encoded by the coding sequence ATGATTGAAAATATAAAGAGAAATCTGAAAGAGATAGTAACTGTTGAAGAATTGGAGAAAATATTAAAAAAAGAATATAAGAAAGCATACATTGGTTTTGAGCCATCAGGGCTGGTGCATCTTGGCTGGCTTATGTGCGGAGATAAAATTAAGGATTTGGTTGATGCGGGTTTTGATTTTTATATTTTGCTCGCGGACTGGCATGCTTGGATAAATGATAAATTGAATGGCGATTTAGAAGCAATTAGAATTTGTGGGGAGTATATAAAAGATGCATTTTCTGCTATGGGGTTGAGAAATGTTAAATATGTCTACGCCAGCGATATGGTTAAGGATAGCGAATACTGGAAGATGGCTCTCAAAATAGCAAAAGAAACGACGCTTGCAAGAGCTAGAAGGGCAATGGACATAATGGGAAGGAAGGAGGAGGAGGCGGAAAAGGACATTTCCAAATTTTTCTACCCTCTTATGCAGGTTGCTGACATATTCTATCTTGATGTTGATGTTGCTCTAGGAGGAATGGACCAAAGACATGCTCACATGCTTGCAAGAGATGTTTCTGATAAATTAGGAAAGAAAAAGGTTGTTGCCTTGCATACTCCTTTAATTTCCTCACTGCAGGCAAAGGAAAGGATGGATGCAAAAATGTCAAAAAGCAAACCAGATAGTGCAATTTTTATTCACGATGATTTTGAAACAATAAAAAGAAAAATAAATAAGGCATATTGTCCTTTGCAATCAGAGAATAATCCTGTTATGGAAATTGCAAAACATATTATTTTCCAGCATTTTAATGAAATAGAAGTATCAGAAAGAAATTTTTTATCCTATGAAGAGCTTGAAAATTCCTTCCTTAAAGGAGAGATTCATTTTGTTGAGCTCAAGAGCTCAGTTGCTGAATATCTGGAAAAAATCATCTCTCCTATAAGGAGTTACTTTTCAAGAAATCCAAAAAATTTAGAAGCGCTAATGAATTATATTAAAAAATGA
- a CDS encoding DUF72 domain-containing protein, with protein MIKVGCCGFPCRKEEYFKRFEVLELQKTFYSLPEIDTAKKWRKEKPENFEYTMKAWQLITHLPTSPTYRKANLKLESKNYGFFKPTDEIFSAWERCREFAKELDARIVVFQCPPNFHESAENVKNIEQFFSSIKKEFIYSIEFRGKWSKEKIVEICEKFDLIHCVDPFKSSSYYGEIKYYRLHGIGGYNYDYSKEELKKILEICRGEKAYCLFNNTKMLKNASEFKEMIKNL; from the coding sequence ATGATAAAGGTAGGATGCTGTGGATTTCCTTGCAGAAAAGAAGAATATTTCAAAAGATTTGAGGTTTTAGAGTTGCAAAAAACATTTTACTCTTTGCCAGAAATAGATACAGCAAAAAAATGGCGGAAGGAGAAGCCAGAAAATTTTGAATACACCATGAAAGCATGGCAACTTATTACTCATTTGCCAACAAGTCCTACTTATCGAAAGGCAAATTTGAAACTTGAGAGTAAAAACTATGGATTTTTTAAGCCAACAGATGAGATTTTTTCTGCGTGGGAGAGATGCAGGGAATTTGCAAAAGAATTAGACGCCAGAATAGTTGTATTTCAATGCCCACCAAACTTTCATGAAAGTGCTGAAAATGTAAAAAATATTGAGCAATTTTTTTCAAGTATTAAAAAAGAATTCATTTATTCAATTGAATTTAGAGGGAAGTGGAGCAAGGAAAAAATTGTTGAAATTTGTGAAAAATTTGATTTAATTCATTGTGTTGATCCATTTAAAAGTTCAAGCTATTATGGAGAAATAAAATATTATCGCCTTCATGGTATAGGTGGCTACAATTACGATTATAGCAAGGAAGAGCTGAAAAAAATTCTTGAAATTTGTAGAGGAGAAAAAGCATATTGCTTATTCAATAATACAAAAATGCTGAAAAATGCGTCAGAATTCAAGGAAATGATAAAGAATCTATAA
- a CDS encoding TATA-box-binding protein: MKIENVVASTTIAKELELSKLKKALPESEYRPEQFPGLVLRLDEPKTAALLFRSGKVVCTGAKTIKDVERAIKKVCNKVEGAGFRVYKEPEITVQNIVASANLHAQLNLIAIAQAVGLEKIEYEPEQFPGLVYRMEDPKVVILLFGSGKLVCTGARKAEQVEEAIKEIIKELNAKRLL; this comes from the coding sequence ATGAAGATTGAAAATGTTGTTGCTTCTACAACAATTGCAAAAGAACTTGAGTTATCAAAGCTAAAGAAAGCATTGCCGGAGAGCGAGTATCGCCCAGAACAATTCCCTGGATTGGTTTTAAGATTAGATGAGCCAAAAACCGCTGCACTGCTTTTCAGAAGTGGTAAGGTTGTCTGTACTGGAGCAAAGACGATAAAAGATGTAGAAAGAGCAATTAAAAAGGTATGCAATAAAGTAGAGGGGGCGGGCTTCAGGGTTTATAAAGAACCAGAAATAACCGTGCAGAATATTGTAGCATCCGCAAACTTGCATGCTCAGCTTAACCTTATAGCAATTGCACAGGCGGTGGGCTTAGAAAAGATAGAATACGAGCCAGAGCAATTTCCTGGTTTGGTTTACAGGATGGAAGATCCAAAAGTAGTTATATTGCTTTTTGGCTCTGGCAAACTCGTATGCACCGGCGCAAGAAAAGCGGAGCAGGTTGAAGAAGCAATAAAGGAGATTATAAAAGAACTAAATGCCAAAAGATTACTATAA
- a CDS encoding NAD(P)/FAD-dependent oxidoreductase, which produces MPKDYYKVVIIGAGPAGLFAASELAESGIEDVLVIEKGKDAEKRKCPVRQYTRCMKCKPCNILCGVGGAGCLSDGKLNLRADIGGNLNEFTDKPDELIKKIDEIFLKHGCPKKIYGKNLKDLEKISSQYGIHFIPIPQRHIGSDRLPSVISSFKREIEEKGISFYLEREVKEIENNKNFILHLDGEEIECSYLLVAVGRSGAEWLSLQANKLGIKTRYAPLDLGVRVEVPSVVMEDVVKKAWDPKFHIYTPTYDDFIRTFCTCPNGFVVMEDYGKYISVNGHSSINEKSQNTNFAFLVRISLTQPVENTTAYGTAIASMATVIGGRKPILQRLGDLKSGRRSTWERIGKSYVEPTLRDATPGDISMALPHRIVTDVIEGLDKLAKVIPGVAEDSTLLYAPEIKFYSMRFVVDKNMETNLKNFFVAGDGAGLSRGIVSSAATGILAARGIIEKLKG; this is translated from the coding sequence ATGCCAAAAGATTACTATAAGGTAGTAATAATTGGTGCTGGGCCTGCGGGCCTTTTTGCGGCGAGCGAGCTTGCGGAAAGTGGCATAGAAGATGTTTTGGTGATAGAGAAAGGTAAGGATGCGGAAAAAAGGAAGTGTCCCGTTAGGCAATATACAAGGTGCATGAAATGCAAGCCTTGCAATATTCTTTGTGGAGTTGGGGGTGCTGGATGCTTATCTGACGGGAAGCTTAATCTGAGAGCTGATATAGGAGGAAATTTAAATGAATTTACAGATAAGCCAGATGAGCTGATAAAAAAAATTGATGAAATCTTTTTGAAGCATGGTTGTCCGAAAAAAATTTATGGAAAGAATCTGAAGGATTTGGAAAAAATTTCCTCACAATATGGAATTCATTTCATCCCGATTCCACAGCGCCATATTGGTTCAGATAGATTGCCATCTGTGATAAGCTCTTTCAAAAGAGAAATCGAAGAAAAAGGTATAAGTTTTTATCTTGAAAGGGAAGTCAAGGAAATTGAAAATAATAAAAATTTTATACTCCATCTGGATGGAGAAGAAATAGAATGCTCCTATCTTTTAGTGGCGGTTGGGCGCAGTGGGGCGGAATGGCTCAGCTTGCAGGCTAATAAACTTGGGATAAAAACAAGATATGCTCCCCTTGATTTGGGTGTGAGGGTGGAGGTGCCATCCGTTGTTATGGAAGATGTTGTAAAAAAGGCTTGGGATCCTAAGTTTCATATCTATACCCCAACCTATGATGATTTTATCAGAACTTTTTGCACATGTCCCAATGGTTTTGTTGTGATGGAAGATTATGGAAAATATATATCTGTAAATGGTCATTCTTCAATAAATGAAAAATCCCAGAATACAAATTTTGCATTTCTTGTAAGAATATCCTTAACTCAGCCAGTTGAAAATACAACCGCATATGGCACCGCAATTGCTTCAATGGCAACAGTTATAGGGGGAAGAAAACCAATTTTGCAAAGACTGGGAGACCTTAAATCTGGAAGAAGATCCACATGGGAGAGAATAGGTAAATCATATGTTGAACCAACTCTTAGAGATGCAACTCCAGGAGACATTTCAATGGCATTGCCTCATAGAATTGTAACTGATGTAATAGAAGGACTTGATAAACTTGCAAAAGTAATACCAGGGGTTGCAGAAGATTCCACACTTCTTTATGCCCCAGAAATCAAATTCTATTCAATGCGTTTTGTTGTGGACAAAAACATGGAAACAAACCTAAAAAACTTTTTTGTTGCGGGCGACGGCGCGGGCTTATCCCGCGGAATAGTTTCTTCAGCTGCCACCGGCATACTTGCTGCGAGGGGAATAATTGAAAAACTAAAAGGTTAA
- a CDS encoding winged helix-turn-helix transcriptional regulator — protein sequence MEKVVLEKDSFMALASDTRINLLKKLNERKMTVSELAKEMNISKPAVLKHLSKLCEAGLVKKIENERKWVYYAITQKGKNILYPDRAKIILLLSSSIALLFGGIIYMIKFYGKNEEVRIMKETLGSEAKNYPYLGIILLVISALLFAIAVFYKIRSRKNHF from the coding sequence ATGGAAAAAGTTGTTCTTGAAAAAGATAGCTTTATGGCTCTTGCCTCAGATACAAGGATAAATCTATTGAAAAAATTGAATGAAAGGAAAATGACCGTGTCTGAATTAGCAAAGGAAATGAATATAAGCAAGCCAGCGGTGCTTAAGCATCTATCTAAGCTATGTGAGGCGGGATTGGTTAAGAAAATAGAAAATGAGAGGAAATGGGTATATTATGCTATTACTCAAAAGGGTAAAAATATTCTATATCCAGATAGAGCCAAAATAATTCTTCTTTTATCTTCCTCAATAGCATTACTTTTTGGTGGAATAATCTATATGATTAAGTTTTATGGAAAAAATGAAGAAGTGAGGATTATGAAGGAAACACTCGGAAGTGAAGCAAAAAATTATCCTTATTTAGGAATAATTCTTCTTGTGATTTCTGCATTACTTTTTGCCATTGCGGTTTTCTATAAAATAAGAAGTAGGAAAAATCATTTCTGA